A single region of the Zootoca vivipara chromosome 2, rZooViv1.1, whole genome shotgun sequence genome encodes:
- the SMIM36 gene encoding small integral membrane protein 36, whose product MDFYLEIDPVTLNLIILVASYVILLLVFLVSCVMYDCRGRDPSKEYAPEIPTENQPPIRLVVMQQGNPSTRWAKGPFPTYENPPGPQGKRTTIV is encoded by the coding sequence ATGGATTTTTATTTAGAAATTGACCCGGTTACCTTGAACCTGATCATCCTGGTTGCTAGCTATGTCATCTTGCTCCTGGTTTTCCTGGTTTCCTGTGTGATGTATGACTGTCGAGGGAGAGACCCAAGTAAGGAATATGCTCCTGAGATCCCAACAGAGAACCAGCCTCCGATCCGGCTAGTGGTGATGCAGCAAGGGAACCCCAGCACCCGCTGGGCAAAAGGACCTTTCCCCACTTATGAAAACCCTCCCGGCCCGCAAGGGAAAAGGACTACGATTGTATAA